In one Catenovulum adriaticum genomic region, the following are encoded:
- the aroC gene encoding chorismate synthase encodes MSGNSIGKLFSISTFGESHGPALGCIVDGCPPGIEITTADLQADLDRRKPGTSKYTTQRREADEVRILSGVFEGQTTGTSIGMIIENTDQRSQDYSKIKDMFRPGHADYTYHQKYGIRDYRGGGRSSARETAMRVAAGAIAKKYLKQQHNIEIKGYLSQLGPIKPEQIKWDFVEKNPFFFPDESKIEALDQYMRDLKKSGDSVGAKVTVVAENVPVGLGEPVFDRLDAEIAHSLMSINAVKGVEIGAGFESVEQKGSEHRDMLTPTGFGSNNAGGILGGISTGQDIVASIALKPTSSISIPGETIDVNGNTMEVVTKGRHDPCVGIRAVPIAEAMLAITLMDHLLRHSAQNSGVSTQTPDIAKK; translated from the coding sequence ATGTCTGGTAATTCAATTGGTAAATTATTTTCAATTTCAACATTCGGTGAAAGCCACGGTCCAGCATTGGGTTGTATTGTTGACGGCTGCCCTCCGGGAATCGAAATCACAACAGCAGATTTACAAGCTGATTTAGACAGGCGTAAACCGGGTACATCTAAATATACAACACAAAGACGTGAAGCTGATGAAGTACGTATTTTAAGTGGTGTGTTTGAAGGGCAAACAACAGGCACTAGCATAGGCATGATTATTGAGAATACAGATCAGCGCAGCCAAGATTATTCAAAAATTAAAGATATGTTTCGTCCTGGGCATGCGGATTACACTTATCATCAAAAATACGGCATTCGAGATTACCGTGGTGGCGGTCGTTCTTCTGCTCGCGAAACAGCAATGCGGGTTGCAGCGGGTGCCATTGCCAAAAAATATTTAAAGCAACAGCATAACATTGAAATTAAAGGCTATTTGTCTCAGTTAGGGCCAATTAAACCTGAACAAATAAAATGGGATTTCGTTGAAAAAAACCCATTCTTTTTTCCGGATGAAAGCAAGATTGAAGCGCTAGATCAATACATGCGGGATTTGAAAAAATCGGGTGATTCTGTTGGTGCTAAAGTGACCGTGGTTGCAGAAAATGTTCCGGTTGGTTTAGGAGAACCTGTTTTTGACCGTTTAGATGCTGAAATTGCGCATTCTTTAATGAGTATTAATGCGGTTAAGGGGGTTGAAATTGGCGCTGGGTTTGAATCTGTTGAGCAAAAAGGTTCAGAACACCGAGATATGCTAACCCCCACTGGATTTGGTTCAAATAATGCTGGTGGTATTTTAGGTGGTATTTCAACCGGCCAGGATATTGTTGCCAGCATCGCGTTAAAGCCAACCTCTAGCATCTCTATTCCGGGTGAAACGATTGATGTAAATGGTAATACCATGGAAGTTGTTACTAAAGGTCGTCACGACCCTTGTGTTGGCATTCGTGCTGTACCAATTGCAGAAGCTATGTTAGCAATTACTTTAATGGATCACTTATTACGTCACAGCGCACAAAATTCGGGTGTTAGCACTCAAACGCCTGATATTGCTAAAAAATAA
- a CDS encoding MFS transporter: MSSFISSDKARLSQVYFAYFTILGIVSHYLGLYLHSLSLSPSLIGIVLAVMTIGRVAGPYIWANLPYFKHRPEKNIQFGCLFALLSFSLIFIFGHSHFIILLSLGSFAFFWSAVMPQLEAISQFTLKGDSGAYSFVRMWGSVSFICLVIVAGWLFEVFGIVASIEGFTLLLLGILLLSTFRLPKVEPITDADQGHVSIRDKLKQKPIQAFIVCSFLLQMSFAAYYGFFSIYLQSLGYTGYQIGVMIALGVLAEIGIFLISGKIVNCFSLKSLFVFCLAITAFRWFTLGLWGENLFFLILIQLIHAFSYGLYHVASQKFIHNEFPNQSQAKGQALYLSFSFGVGGAVGNFLSGYSWQFVQQQTYLFSASCVFIAALIAWRFLDTDKPNESTNDVSH; this comes from the coding sequence ATGTCGTCATTTATTTCGTCAGATAAAGCGAGACTGTCTCAAGTTTATTTTGCCTATTTTACAATATTGGGCATTGTCTCGCATTATCTGGGCTTGTATTTACACAGTCTATCGTTATCCCCAAGTTTGATCGGCATTGTATTAGCGGTGATGACAATCGGGCGTGTTGCCGGCCCTTATATCTGGGCCAACCTTCCTTATTTTAAACACCGACCGGAGAAAAACATTCAATTTGGTTGTTTGTTTGCGTTGCTTTCTTTTAGTCTGATTTTTATCTTCGGCCATAGCCACTTTATTATATTGCTTAGTTTAGGGTCGTTTGCTTTTTTTTGGTCAGCGGTCATGCCTCAACTTGAAGCCATCTCTCAATTTACGCTAAAGGGTGATTCTGGTGCTTACAGTTTTGTACGCATGTGGGGCAGCGTGAGCTTTATTTGTTTAGTTATTGTAGCTGGCTGGTTGTTTGAAGTGTTTGGTATCGTCGCTAGTATTGAAGGTTTTACCTTGTTGTTATTAGGGATATTATTATTGTCGACATTTAGATTACCAAAAGTTGAGCCAATCACCGACGCTGATCAAGGGCATGTTTCTATTCGTGATAAGCTAAAGCAAAAGCCGATTCAAGCTTTTATTGTTTGTTCATTTTTATTGCAAATGAGTTTTGCTGCTTATTATGGTTTTTTCTCTATTTATTTGCAGTCACTTGGTTACACGGGTTATCAAATTGGGGTAATGATAGCTTTGGGGGTGTTAGCTGAAATAGGGATCTTTTTAATCTCAGGCAAAATTGTTAATTGCTTTTCGTTAAAATCTTTATTTGTTTTTTGTTTAGCCATTACTGCATTTCGTTGGTTTACCTTAGGGTTATGGGGTGAGAATTTATTCTTTCTGATTTTGATTCAACTCATTCATGCTTTTAGTTATGGACTGTATCATGTTGCCTCTCAAAAATTTATTCACAATGAGTTTCCAAATCAATCACAAGCAAAAGGGCAAGCTTTGTATTTGTCTTTTTCGTTTGGGGTAGGTGGTGCGGTTGGAAATTTTTTATCTGGTTATAGCTGGCAGTTTGTGCAGCAGCAAACTTATTTATTTTCGGCTAGTTGTGTTTTTATTGCTGCTTTAATTGCGTGGCGGTTTTTAGATACAGACAAGCCAAATGAAAGTACCAATGACGTTTCACACTGA
- a CDS encoding BLUF domain-containing protein: protein MIYQIAYWSKASIPMSQSELTQLAHHAKNYNFAHKMTGFLLYGNHTFFQIIEGTYSQVQALYQKISADNRHHQLQKIGEWCLPERQYSHWAMGFEQLANPNHYKNYQYLYSWRSEQLTQNKDAMRRLLLEHANLHQAKNIKSV from the coding sequence TTGATTTACCAAATAGCTTATTGGAGTAAAGCCTCCATTCCCATGAGCCAGTCAGAACTTACCCAGCTTGCGCATCATGCCAAAAATTATAATTTTGCCCACAAAATGACTGGTTTTTTACTCTATGGTAATCATACTTTTTTTCAAATCATTGAAGGGACTTATTCACAAGTACAGGCTTTATACCAAAAAATTTCAGCAGACAATCGCCACCACCAACTACAAAAAATTGGCGAATGGTGCCTGCCCGAGCGTCAGTATTCACATTGGGCAATGGGTTTTGAACAACTGGCTAACCCAAACCATTATAAAAATTATCAATATTTATATAGCTGGCGAAGCGAGCAGCTAACACAGAATAAAGATGCAATGCGTCGCTTATTATTAGAGCATGCCAACTTACATCAAGCTAAAAATATTAAATCAGTGTGA
- the yfbR gene encoding 5'-deoxynucleotidase, whose product MTDASHFFAYMARMKLINRWPLMRNTQIENVQEHSLQVAMIAHALAIIHNEYFDGEVNPESVATLAIFHDAPEVLTGDLPNPVKYFNQDIAQEYKKIEKIAEQKLVNMLPERLQGYYKPLVCSDAHDEQLYKFVKSADVLSAYLKTVEEINAGNHEFERAKDRLKDTLDKMAQPEIPFFLDVFLPSFSLTLDALTE is encoded by the coding sequence ATGACCGACGCAAGCCACTTTTTTGCTTACATGGCCAGAATGAAATTAATCAATCGCTGGCCATTAATGCGCAATACCCAAATTGAAAATGTACAAGAGCACTCCTTGCAAGTAGCCATGATAGCTCACGCGTTAGCAATTATTCATAACGAATATTTTGACGGCGAGGTAAACCCAGAGTCCGTAGCAACTTTAGCCATTTTTCATGATGCCCCTGAAGTGCTCACTGGCGATCTCCCTAATCCCGTCAAATACTTTAATCAAGACATAGCTCAAGAATATAAAAAGATAGAAAAAATTGCTGAGCAAAAGCTGGTTAATATGTTACCTGAGCGCCTACAAGGTTATTATAAACCTTTGGTCTGCTCAGATGCTCACGATGAACAATTATATAAATTTGTAAAATCAGCTGATGTGTTATCTGCTTATTTAAAAACGGTAGAAGAAATCAACGCGGGCAATCATGAGTTTGAACGCGCTAAAGACAGGCTCAAAGATACTCTAGATAAAATGGCTCAACCTGAAATTCCATTCTTTTTAGATGTGTTCTTACCGAGTTTTAGTTTAACGCTAGATGCATTAACCGAGTAA
- a CDS encoding pyridoxal phosphate-dependent aminotransferase has protein sequence MVSIKQSNKLQHVCYDIRGPVLKEAKRLEEEGHRVLKLNIGNPAPFGFEAPDDILKDVIRNLPTAQGYCDSKGIYSARVAIMQYYQQKNITGVDIEDIYVGNGVSELILMAMNGLLNQSDEVLLPSPDYPLWTASVALSGGKPVHYICDETNEWNPDVADIEAKITDKTKAIVIINPNNPTGAVYSDDVLKQIINLARKHNLIIFSDEIYDKVLYDKTTHTPTASLADDVFIVTFSGLSKNYRIAGFRAGWMMLSGNKAIAESYIEGLDMLASMRLCANVPCQHAIQTALGGFQSINQLIEPGGRLYEQTMFAWQRINQIDGVTCVKPKGAMYLFPKLDQDKFNIKDDEKFILDFLRQEKILMVHGTGFNWHQPDHFRVVTLPHIEILTEALDKLERFLSRYRQQ, from the coding sequence ATGGTGTCAATTAAGCAATCTAATAAGCTACAGCACGTTTGTTATGATATTAGGGGTCCAGTACTAAAAGAAGCAAAACGCTTAGAAGAAGAAGGCCACAGGGTTCTAAAACTAAACATTGGCAACCCTGCACCATTTGGATTTGAAGCGCCAGACGATATATTAAAAGATGTCATTCGAAATCTACCAACTGCGCAAGGTTATTGTGATTCGAAAGGGATTTATTCAGCAAGAGTCGCCATTATGCAGTACTACCAGCAAAAAAATATTACCGGTGTTGATATCGAAGATATTTATGTTGGTAATGGCGTTAGTGAGCTTATTTTAATGGCAATGAATGGTTTATTAAATCAATCTGATGAAGTGCTGCTACCTAGCCCAGATTACCCGCTTTGGACAGCATCGGTTGCATTATCTGGAGGCAAACCCGTGCACTATATTTGTGATGAAACCAACGAATGGAATCCAGATGTTGCCGATATTGAAGCCAAAATTACCGACAAAACCAAAGCGATCGTTATTATTAATCCAAATAACCCGACTGGCGCCGTTTACTCTGATGATGTACTTAAACAAATCATCAATTTAGCACGCAAACATAACTTAATTATTTTTAGTGACGAGATTTATGACAAAGTCCTATACGACAAAACCACGCACACGCCCACTGCTAGCTTAGCAGATGATGTATTTATAGTGACATTTAGCGGACTTTCAAAAAATTATCGCATTGCGGGTTTTAGAGCCGGTTGGATGATGCTGAGCGGTAACAAAGCCATTGCTGAATCTTACATTGAAGGTTTAGACATGCTAGCGTCTATGCGTTTATGTGCTAATGTACCTTGCCAGCATGCAATTCAAACTGCGCTGGGCGGCTTTCAAAGCATTAACCAATTAATTGAACCTGGTGGTCGTTTATATGAGCAAACTATGTTTGCCTGGCAACGTATTAATCAAATTGATGGGGTTACCTGCGTTAAACCTAAAGGCGCTATGTATTTATTTCCTAAACTCGACCAAGATAAATTTAATATTAAAGACGATGAAAAATTTATATTGGACTTTTTACGACAAGAAAAAATTCTGATGGTCCACGGGACTGGATTTAACTGGCATCAACCTGATCATTTTAGGGTTGTTACGCTACCCCACATTGAAATTTTGACCGAAGCATTAGATAAATTAGAACGCTTTTTAAGCCGCTACCGGCAGCAATAG
- a CDS encoding DUF2189 domain-containing protein: MSHTMRKEENALHDNELGRVIPCNELDWSDPFTWLKLAMVDLTRAPLVTLFYGIIFTLIPMGIVYLVSLTENHLVIAPALVCFMLLGPFLAAGLYDASWEFGKGRKPSLWHSIKAIHRNSVHEWAFAVLLLVIMIFWLRIASLIHAFYPPFISNDFSELIPFLVIGSGVGALLAMFVFTISAFTQPILIERKVDLMTAVLSSINAVWSNKLVMILWAAIIFVGVLIGFLTNFIAFIVIMPLLGFATWHGYLDTITTKRKRNFM; this comes from the coding sequence ATGTCACATACAATGAGAAAAGAGGAAAATGCGCTACATGATAATGAACTGGGTCGAGTGATTCCCTGTAATGAATTAGATTGGTCAGACCCTTTTACTTGGTTAAAACTTGCAATGGTAGATTTGACCAGGGCACCGTTAGTTACTTTATTTTATGGCATTATTTTTACGTTAATTCCGATGGGGATTGTTTATCTAGTGTCGTTGACAGAGAATCACTTGGTAATAGCGCCAGCGTTAGTTTGTTTTATGTTATTAGGGCCTTTTTTAGCAGCGGGGCTGTATGACGCAAGCTGGGAGTTTGGGAAAGGGCGTAAACCCAGTTTATGGCATAGTATTAAAGCAATACACAGAAACTCAGTGCATGAATGGGCTTTTGCGGTATTACTGCTGGTTATTATGATTTTTTGGTTAAGAATAGCCTCATTAATTCACGCTTTTTATCCACCTTTTATCTCTAACGATTTTTCTGAACTGATTCCTTTTCTTGTCATTGGTAGTGGCGTGGGCGCTTTATTGGCTATGTTTGTATTTACCATTAGCGCTTTTACCCAGCCGATACTGATCGAACGAAAAGTGGATTTAATGACAGCGGTATTAAGCAGTATAAATGCGGTGTGGTCTAATAAATTGGTCATGATATTATGGGCGGCCATTATATTTGTGGGTGTGTTGATAGGCTTTTTAACTAACTTTATTGCTTTTATTGTGATTATGCCATTACTTGGTTTTGCGACTTGGCATGGTTATTTGGATACTATTACAACTAAACGCAAACGTAATTTTATGTAA
- a CDS encoding YciI family protein: MWYAIISQDVANSLPLRKKSREAHLARLMDLKEQGRLLVAGPNPAIDSEEPGDAGFTGSTVIAEFDSLEDAQTWADADPYIKAGVYQSVTVKPFKKVLP, translated from the coding sequence ATGTGGTATGCCATTATTAGTCAAGATGTAGCAAACAGTTTACCGCTTCGCAAAAAATCACGCGAAGCGCATTTAGCACGTTTAATGGATTTAAAAGAACAAGGCCGGTTATTAGTTGCCGGACCAAACCCTGCAATTGACAGCGAAGAGCCTGGCGATGCAGGATTTACTGGTTCAACTGTCATTGCTGAGTTTGACTCACTTGAAGATGCACAAACTTGGGCTGACGCTGACCCATATATTAAAGCAGGTGTTTACCAAAGTGTAACAGTCAAACCTTTTAAAAAAGTACTACCCTAA
- a CDS encoding septation protein A: protein MQNLFEYLHIAVFFIVYKTVDIYWATAALIGTTGLHLIYAWVKEKTLPKKHLILFLIVLLMGGLTIYFQNDEFIKWKVTVVNGLFALGIFISQAFFKISPIEKMLGKEIQLPSSLWAKVSYAWSAFFAALAVLNLYIAYNFSQDFWVNFKLFGLMGLTIAFTVITIAFLYPHLPKEETPNKEKEEH from the coding sequence ATGCAAAATTTATTTGAATACCTCCATATTGCAGTTTTTTTTATTGTTTACAAAACCGTTGATATCTATTGGGCTACGGCTGCGCTAATTGGTACTACCGGCTTACATTTAATTTATGCATGGGTTAAAGAAAAAACTTTACCCAAAAAGCATCTTATTTTATTTTTAATTGTATTGTTAATGGGTGGTCTAACCATTTATTTTCAAAATGACGAATTTATTAAATGGAAAGTAACTGTCGTAAATGGTTTATTTGCGCTGGGCATATTTATCAGCCAAGCGTTCTTTAAAATTAGCCCAATTGAAAAAATGCTAGGTAAAGAAATTCAATTACCCAGCTCATTATGGGCTAAAGTAAGTTATGCGTGGAGTGCATTTTTTGCTGCGCTAGCCGTGCTTAATTTATATATCGCCTATAATTTTTCGCAAGACTTTTGGGTTAATTTTAAATTATTTGGATTAATGGGGCTAACAATCGCATTTACAGTGATCACCATTGCCTTTTTATACCCTCACCTACCCAAAGAAGAGACCCCCAACAAGGAAAAAGAGGAGCATTAA
- the trpA gene encoding tryptophan synthase subunit alpha: protein MSKRYSSLFTQLKAKNQGAFVPFVTIGDPNLEQSFEIIKALIDGGADALELGIPYSDPIADGPTIQKANIRAIDAHVTLPDCFDIIKKIREYTADIPIGLLLYSNLVFAKGLDSFYQTCSQVGIDSVLVADVPARESKVFCSVAKKYDIAPIFIAPPNGSEATLKQVAELGQGYTYLLSRAGVTGTETEASMPVENIVNALKNFNAPPSLLGFGISKPEHVKAAIESGADGAISGSAVVKIIEDNLTDPAKMLNELKTFVENMKAATQG from the coding sequence ATGAGTAAGCGTTATTCATCGCTATTTACACAGCTTAAAGCTAAAAACCAAGGCGCTTTTGTTCCTTTTGTCACTATTGGCGATCCTAATTTAGAACAATCATTTGAAATTATTAAAGCACTAATTGATGGTGGTGCTGACGCGCTTGAACTGGGTATTCCGTATTCTGACCCAATTGCGGATGGCCCGACCATTCAAAAAGCGAATATCCGAGCGATTGATGCACATGTAACACTACCGGATTGCTTCGATATAATTAAAAAAATTCGTGAATATACCGCTGATATCCCTATCGGGTTATTACTTTATAGCAACCTAGTGTTTGCTAAAGGTTTAGATTCATTTTATCAAACTTGTAGCCAAGTTGGGATCGACTCAGTATTAGTCGCAGACGTACCAGCACGAGAAAGTAAAGTTTTTTGTAGCGTTGCCAAAAAATACGATATCGCACCTATCTTTATTGCACCACCAAATGGCAGCGAAGCAACGCTCAAGCAGGTTGCTGAGCTAGGTCAAGGATACACCTATTTATTGAGCCGAGCAGGCGTTACCGGCACAGAAACAGAAGCCAGTATGCCGGTTGAAAATATAGTTAATGCTCTCAAAAATTTTAATGCGCCGCCTAGTTTGTTGGGGTTTGGGATATCGAAGCCAGAACACGTAAAAGCAGCTATTGAAAGTGGCGCAGATGGCGCAATAAGCGGTTCTGCCGTGGTAAAAATCATTGAAGATAATTTAACAGATCCAGCCAAAATGTTGAATGAGCTAAAAACATTTGTCGAAAATATGAAAGCAGCGACCCAAGGTTAA
- the trpB gene encoding tryptophan synthase subunit beta → MTQHLDAYFGEFGGMFVPELLVPALEQLEQEFIKSQNDPEFQIEFEQLLNEYAGRPTPLTLTRNFSPNPLAKIYLKREDLLHGGAHKTNQVLGQALLTKRMGKKCVIAETGAGQHGVATALACALLDLKCKIYMGAKDCERQQPNVFRMKLMGAEVIPVDAGSGTLKDAVNEALRDWSASYEDSHYLLGTAAGPHPFPTLVREFQKMIGEEAKLQVLKTEGRLPDYVVACVGGGSNAIGMFNDFIDEKSVKLVGVEPGGHGLSSLKHGATICKGTKGVLHGAMTYIMQDQFGQIEESYSVSAGLDYPAVGPQHAYLHDIGRAEYVAANDDEALNAFQLLCKSEGIIPALESSHALAHALKIAEQATEETIIVVNLSGRGDKDLAHVHRVLEQGGHYE, encoded by the coding sequence ATGACACAACATCTAGACGCTTACTTTGGCGAGTTTGGTGGTATGTTTGTTCCAGAACTGTTAGTTCCTGCATTAGAGCAGCTAGAACAAGAATTTATCAAATCTCAAAACGATCCTGAATTTCAAATAGAATTTGAACAACTATTAAATGAATATGCTGGCCGCCCTACTCCGCTGACATTAACTCGAAATTTTTCGCCTAATCCATTGGCTAAGATTTATTTAAAACGTGAAGATTTATTACATGGCGGCGCACATAAAACAAACCAAGTACTGGGCCAAGCTCTGTTAACAAAGCGTATGGGTAAAAAATGCGTTATTGCAGAAACAGGGGCTGGCCAGCATGGCGTTGCAACGGCTTTAGCATGCGCATTATTAGATCTAAAATGCAAAATTTATATGGGTGCAAAAGATTGTGAGCGTCAACAGCCTAACGTTTTTAGAATGAAATTAATGGGTGCTGAAGTTATTCCTGTTGATGCAGGCTCGGGTACATTAAAAGATGCTGTAAATGAAGCATTACGTGACTGGTCTGCCAGCTATGAAGATAGTCATTATTTATTAGGCACAGCGGCTGGTCCTCACCCTTTTCCAACATTAGTACGTGAATTTCAAAAAATGATTGGTGAAGAAGCTAAACTGCAAGTATTAAAAACCGAAGGTCGATTACCTGATTACGTGGTTGCTTGCGTTGGCGGTGGCTCTAATGCAATTGGTATGTTTAATGATTTTATTGACGAAAAGTCAGTTAAATTAGTTGGGGTTGAACCTGGCGGGCATGGTTTATCAAGTCTTAAACATGGGGCGACTATTTGTAAAGGCACAAAAGGTGTTTTACACGGTGCAATGACCTACATAATGCAAGACCAATTTGGTCAAATTGAAGAGTCATACTCTGTTTCTGCCGGTTTAGATTATCCAGCAGTTGGCCCTCAGCACGCCTACTTACATGATATTGGCCGCGCTGAATATGTAGCCGCCAATGATGATGAAGCACTCAATGCATTCCAATTATTGTGCAAAAGTGAAGGTATTATTCCTGCCCTTGAATCATCACATGCACTCGCTCATGCATTAAAAATTGCCGAGCAAGCCACAGAAGAAACCATTATTGTGGTTAATTTATCAGGCCGTGGTGATAAAGATTTAGCGCACGTGCACAGAGTATTAGAACAAGGGGGACATTATGAGTAA
- the trpCF gene encoding bifunctional indole-3-glycerol-phosphate synthase TrpC/phosphoribosylanthranilate isomerase TrpF: MANVLEKICADKRVEVAQQKIDFPLAGFKDKLTVSDRSLYDAINKANVGFILECKKASPSKGLIRAEFNLDEIIDAYLPYASGISVLTDKKYFQGDHQYLEYVRGKVHQPCICKDFFVDPYQVYLARYYNADAILLMLSVLNDDEYKTLATLANEYQLDILTEVSNQSELERAIALDAKIIGINNRNLRDLSTNLQTTRDLAPQIPKDRLVISESGIYTHDHVSELREYANGFLVGSSLMAQNNLPLAVQKLVMGENKVCGLTRAQDAQAAKAAGAVYGGLIFAEKSPRCIDIAQAKQIQKGADLAYVGVFVNAPVLTIADTAKALNLDIVQLHGNEDQAYINKLKPKLAEHVKIWKAHNPSKAALPNLVDIDRWLLDSSTQSAAGGTGQTFDWQSIKQQQLKIPFMLAGGISPDNALEAAQQGAIGLDLNSGVESQPGIKSAEKLNAAFSALK; the protein is encoded by the coding sequence ATGGCTAACGTATTAGAAAAAATTTGTGCAGACAAAAGAGTTGAAGTCGCTCAACAAAAAATTGATTTTCCCTTAGCAGGTTTCAAAGACAAATTAACTGTGTCGGATCGCAGCTTGTATGATGCTATTAACAAAGCCAATGTCGGTTTTATATTAGAATGCAAAAAGGCCAGCCCGTCAAAAGGGCTCATCCGCGCGGAATTTAATTTAGATGAAATTATTGATGCCTACCTGCCTTATGCATCGGGTATCTCTGTTTTAACCGATAAAAAATATTTTCAGGGCGATCACCAATACCTTGAGTATGTTCGCGGTAAAGTGCATCAACCCTGTATATGCAAAGATTTTTTTGTTGACCCCTATCAAGTTTATTTAGCTCGTTATTATAATGCCGATGCTATTTTATTAATGTTATCTGTATTAAATGACGATGAATATAAAACCCTAGCAACATTAGCTAATGAATATCAACTAGATATTCTTACCGAGGTTTCAAATCAATCTGAGTTAGAAAGAGCCATTGCCTTGGATGCAAAAATTATTGGTATTAATAACCGCAATCTCCGCGATCTTTCTACCAATTTGCAAACGACGCGCGATTTAGCTCCACAAATACCTAAAGATAGATTGGTCATTTCTGAATCCGGTATTTACACCCATGATCATGTTTCAGAGTTACGCGAATATGCTAATGGCTTTTTAGTGGGTAGCTCCCTAATGGCTCAGAATAACTTGCCCCTAGCAGTGCAAAAACTGGTAATGGGTGAAAATAAAGTCTGCGGGCTGACCCGAGCACAAGATGCTCAAGCTGCAAAAGCCGCTGGTGCTGTTTATGGCGGGCTAATTTTTGCGGAAAAATCGCCTCGCTGTATCGATATAGCACAAGCCAAACAAATACAAAAAGGTGCAGATTTAGCCTATGTAGGTGTTTTTGTTAACGCTCCGGTTTTAACCATTGCCGACACAGCTAAAGCATTAAACTTAGATATCGTTCAGCTTCATGGAAACGAAGATCAAGCCTACATCAATAAATTAAAACCTAAGCTAGCTGAGCATGTTAAAATTTGGAAAGCACACAATCCAAGTAAAGCGGCTTTACCCAATCTAGTTGATATTGACCGTTGGTTACTTGATTCTAGCACTCAATCTGCTGCGGGCGGCACCGGACAAACCTTTGACTGGCAAAGTATAAAACAACAACAGCTAAAAATCCCATTTATGCTCGCTGGCGGTATTAGCCCAGACAATGCATTAGAAGCAGCACAACAAGGTGCTATTGGTCTTGACTTAAATTCAGGGGTTGAAAGCCAACCCGGCATTAAATCGGCAGAAAAATTAAACGCCGCATTTAGCGCACTTAAATAA
- the trpD gene encoding anthranilate phosphoribosyltransferase: MLDFINNTFNGQDSSKSQSLAFFNQVVQGRVDPLLLSAMLAGLKVKGEKPQEIAGAAQAMRDNALDFERPNYLIADSCGTGGDGADTINISTTAAIVAAACGLKMTKHGNRSVSSKSGSSDLLEGLGINLTPSPKQARACLDKAGICFFFAPQYHAGVKHAMPVRQALKTRTIFNILGPLANPASPDIQLLGVYTPELLLPVAQTLQQLNAKRAMVVHGSGLDEIAIHGETQVCELINGDIKEYVLSPADFGVEQAQLVDIKGGTPDENKNICLDMLSGKGKQAHLNAVAINVSALLVMANLATDFKQGAQQALDAMASGKALATLKLFAEHSNG, encoded by the coding sequence ATGTTAGATTTTATCAATAATACATTTAACGGCCAAGATTCAAGCAAATCGCAAAGCTTGGCGTTTTTTAACCAAGTTGTACAAGGTCGGGTTGACCCTTTATTGTTATCTGCGATGTTAGCGGGATTAAAAGTAAAAGGTGAAAAACCACAAGAAATAGCGGGTGCAGCACAGGCAATGCGTGACAATGCACTTGATTTTGAACGACCAAATTATTTAATTGCCGATAGTTGCGGCACTGGTGGCGATGGCGCAGATACCATTAATATTTCAACGACGGCAGCTATTGTAGCAGCAGCTTGCGGTTTAAAAATGACAAAACATGGTAATCGAAGTGTATCGAGCAAATCAGGCTCATCAGATTTACTAGAAGGACTAGGTATAAATTTAACACCTAGCCCTAAACAAGCCAGAGCATGTTTAGACAAAGCCGGTATTTGCTTCTTTTTTGCGCCTCAATACCACGCGGGCGTAAAGCACGCAATGCCCGTAAGACAAGCCCTAAAAACCCGTACTATTTTTAATATTTTAGGGCCGCTTGCTAATCCGGCCTCACCAGATATTCAGTTACTAGGAGTCTATACACCTGAGTTATTATTGCCAGTTGCACAAACCTTACAACAACTCAATGCCAAACGCGCTATGGTTGTTCATGGCTCTGGTCTAGATGAAATTGCGATCCATGGTGAAACTCAAGTTTGCGAATTAATTAATGGCGATATTAAAGAATATGTTTTAAGCCCCGCAGACTTTGGCGTTGAACAAGCGCAATTGGTTGATATTAAAGGCGGCACGCCAGATGAAAATAAAAATATTTGCCTAGACATGTTATCAGGCAAAGGCAAACAGGCACATTTAAATGCGGTAGCTATAAATGTATCTGCTTTACTAGTCATGGCAAATTTAGCCACTGATTTTAAACAAGGTGCTCAACAAGCACTTGATGCCATGGCTTCAGGTAAAGCCTTGGCAACTTTAAAACTATTCGCGGAACATTCAAATGGCTAA